From one Plectropomus leopardus isolate mb chromosome 8, YSFRI_Pleo_2.0, whole genome shotgun sequence genomic stretch:
- the tardbpa gene encoding TAR DNA binding protein, like, whose amino-acid sequence MSELYIRVAEDENEEPMEIPSEDDGTILLSSVAAQFPGACGLRYRNPESQCMRGVRLVEGVLHAPENDWGNLVYVVNYPKDNKRKMEEIDAASAVKIKRGFQKTSDLIVLGLPWKTTEQDLKDYFTTFGEVIMVQVKRDLKTGNSKGFGFVRFTDYETQTKVIAQRHMIDGRWCDCKLPNSKACPDEPMRSRKIFVGRCTEDMTTDELRQYFMQYGEVTDVFIPKPFRAFAFVTFADDQVAQALCGEDLIIKGISVHISNAEPKHNNSRQMMDRGRFGAGGFSQGYGSNRGGLGSGSGGVNFGALGLNPAMVAAAQAALQSSWGMMGMLANQQGVTTTAGTATTTRDQTYSSSSTSYSSPSSASLGWPAGTNTASSSGFSSGFGTAMESKSSSWGM is encoded by the exons ATGTCAGAGTTGTACATTCGTGTGGCTGAGGATGAAAACGAAGAGCCCATGGAGATCCCCTCAGAGGACGACGGGACTATTTTGCTGTCGTCTGTAGCAGCACAGTTTCCAGGGGCGTGCGGGCTGCGGTACAGGAACCCAGAGTCCCAGTGCATGAGGGGGGTCCGGCTTGTGGAGGGAGTCCTGCATGCACCTGAGAACGACTGGGGAAACTTGGTCTATGTCGTCAACTACCCCAAAG ATAACAAAAGGAAGATGGAAGAAATAGATGCTGCCTCAGCTGTGAAAATTAAAAGGGGTTTTCAGAAGACATCAGATCTCATTGTCCTCGGGCTGCCATGGAAAACAACCGAACAAGATCTAAAAGATTATTTCACTACGTTTGGGGAGGTCATCATGGTGCAG GTTAAGAGAGATCTAAAGACCGGCAATTCAAAAGGGTTTGGGTTCGTGAGGTTCACCGACTATGAGACACAAACCAAAGTGATTGCTCAGAGACACATGATTGATGGACGATGGTGTGACTGTAAACTTCCGAACTCAAAG GCGTGTCCTGATGAGCCCATGCGGAGCCGTAAAATTTTTGTTGGCCGCTGCACAGAAGACATGACAACCGATGAACTGAGGCAGTACTTCATGCAGTATGGCGAAGTCACTGATGTCTTCATCCCCAAACCTTTTCGGGCATTTGCTTTTGTCACATTTGCCGATGACCAG GTTGCCCAGGCCCTGTGTGGAGAGGACTTGATCATCAAGGGCATAAGCGTGCACATCTCCAACGCTGAGCCCAAACACAACAATAGTAGGCAAATGATGGATCGAGGGCGGTTTGGGGCTGGTGGGTTCAGTCAGGGCTATGGCAGTAATCGTGGTGGGCTAGGCAGCGGTAGTGGTGGGGTTAACTTTGGGGCTCTCGGTCTTAACCCAGCAATGGTTGCTGCTGCACAGGCAGCGCTGCAGAGCAGTTGGGGGATGATGGGCATGCTGGCTAACCAGCAGGGTGTGACCACAACGGCAGGCACAGCCACTACGACCCGAGACCAGACCTATAGCTCTTCCAGCACCAGTTACAGCAGCCCCAGCTCAGCTAGCCTCGGTTGGCCTGCAGGCACTAACACAGCCTCCAGCAGTGGCTTCAGCTCCGGCTTTGGCACCGCTATGGAGTCAAAGTCTTCTAGTTGGGGAATGTAG